A stretch of Geomonas oryzisoli DNA encodes these proteins:
- a CDS encoding isoprenyl transferase, producing the protein MDNSLDPKKLPKHLAVIMDGNGRWAKQRMLRRIVGHQKGVETVRVIVEECSRLGIGYLTLFAFSAENWLRPKTEVKALMALLKQYIRSETARMMQNDIRFNVIGNRTDLPEDVNREIEAAIEKTSGNRGMLLTLALSYGSRQEMVAAARRLAVEVAAGRLTPEQIDENAFTGTLFTAGIPDPDLLIRTSGEMRISNFLLWQLAYAELYFTEVNWPDFDKHELARAFRDYQSRERRFGMTSEQLVETPS; encoded by the coding sequence ATGGACAACAGCTTAGACCCGAAGAAACTCCCGAAGCACCTCGCCGTCATCATGGACGGCAACGGCCGCTGGGCCAAGCAACGCATGCTGCGCAGGATCGTTGGGCATCAAAAAGGTGTAGAGACGGTTCGGGTCATCGTCGAGGAGTGTTCACGACTGGGGATCGGCTACCTGACCCTGTTCGCCTTCTCCGCCGAAAACTGGTTGCGCCCCAAGACCGAGGTCAAGGCGCTCATGGCGCTTTTGAAACAGTACATCCGGAGCGAAACCGCGCGGATGATGCAAAACGACATCCGCTTCAACGTGATCGGCAACCGCACCGACCTCCCCGAGGACGTCAACCGCGAGATCGAGGCCGCCATCGAGAAGACTTCCGGCAACCGCGGGATGCTGCTCACCCTGGCGCTCTCCTACGGCAGCCGGCAGGAGATGGTCGCCGCCGCCAGGAGGCTCGCCGTCGAGGTGGCCGCGGGGAGACTGACCCCGGAACAGATCGACGAGAATGCCTTCACCGGAACCCTCTTCACCGCGGGCATTCCGGACCCGGACCTGCTGATCAGGACCAGCGGCGAGATGCGCATCAGCAACTTCCTGCTCTGGCAGCTTGCCTACGCGGAACTCTACTTCACCGAGGTCAACTGGCCCGATTTCGACAAGCACGAGCTGGCGCGGGCCTTCCGCGACTACCAGTCCAGAGAGCGCAGGTTCGGCATGACCAGCGAACAGCTGGTAGAGACGCCGTCCTAG
- the ilvY gene encoding HTH-type transcriptional activator IlvY — MDLRELEIFLTVAELKHFGRASQACNLSPSALTRTIQRLEEELEQPLFSRDNRTVTLSPAGERLKAYARLCLTEWQGLRSSMKNEQAVAGSLSIYASITAVYSLLPELLESYRVKYPEVQLELRTGAAEQAVAQVQSGEIDLAVAAFPDGPRSNIQFLPIVTIPLIFIAPRQAGAAEFPLKGGLLDLSRAPLVLPQTGLSRRRLDQWLKEHRITPNITSEVSGNEAIIAMVRLGCGVGIVPQLVLERSPFRDEVAVLANAPVLKPYEVGLCTSKRNLQRPSVKAFWQLAEERSAVA; from the coding sequence ATGGATCTGCGTGAGCTGGAGATATTTCTTACGGTGGCCGAACTTAAGCATTTCGGCCGGGCGAGCCAGGCGTGCAACTTGAGCCCTTCGGCACTTACGCGCACCATCCAGCGCCTGGAGGAGGAGTTGGAACAACCTCTTTTCTCCCGCGACAACCGCACCGTGACCCTTTCTCCGGCAGGGGAACGCTTGAAGGCCTACGCGCGCCTTTGCCTGACCGAGTGGCAGGGACTGCGTTCCTCGATGAAAAACGAACAGGCCGTGGCGGGGTCCCTATCTATATATGCTTCCATCACGGCCGTCTACAGCCTCCTTCCGGAACTGCTGGAGTCGTACCGGGTGAAGTACCCGGAGGTGCAGTTGGAACTGAGGACCGGAGCGGCGGAGCAGGCGGTGGCACAGGTGCAAAGCGGGGAGATCGATCTCGCGGTGGCGGCCTTCCCGGACGGACCACGCTCCAACATCCAGTTCCTCCCCATCGTGACCATTCCCCTTATCTTTATAGCGCCCAGGCAGGCGGGGGCGGCCGAGTTTCCACTCAAGGGGGGACTCCTGGATCTGTCCCGCGCGCCGCTGGTACTGCCCCAGACCGGTCTTTCCCGCAGGCGCCTGGATCAGTGGCTCAAGGAGCACCGTATTACGCCCAACATCACCTCAGAGGTTTCCGGCAACGAGGCGATCATCGCCATGGTGCGCCTGGGATGCGGTGTCGGCATCGTGCCGCAACTGGTATTGGAGCGCAGTCCCTTCCGGGACGAGGTGGCTGTTCTTGCCAATGCGCCGGTCCTGAAGCCCTACGAGGTCGGGCTTTGCACGAGTAAGAGAAACTTACAGCGGCCGAGCGTGAAGGCCTTCTGGCAACTGGCAGAGGAAAGATCGGCTGTGGCTTAG
- the ilvC gene encoding ketol-acid reductoisomerase: protein MGQNYFNTLPLRRQLQELGTCRFMDASEFANGCEYVKGKKIVIVGCGAQGLNQGLNMRDSGLDVSYTLRKEAIEQKRQSYQNAVDNGFKVGSYEELLPTADIVMNLAPDKQHSNVVATVIPFMKQGAVFSYAHGFNIVEEGTQIRKDLTVVMIAPKCPGSEVRAEYKRGFGVPTLIAVHGENDPNGDGLEIAKAIASAQGGDRAGVLESSFVAEVKSDLMGEQTILCGMLQAGALLCFDKMTQNGIAAPYAVKLIQYGWETITEALKHGGITNMMDRLSNPAKLVAFKLASELKDIMRPLFQKHMDDIMSGEFSRTMMEDWANDDVKLLTWREQTGQTTFEKTDAAGEISEQEYFDKAILMVAMVKAGVELAFETMVQTGIEPESAYYESLHETPLIANTIARKKLYEMNRVISDTAEYGCYLFSHACVPLLGDFMSKVGTDVIGKGLDVKDNSVDNQLLVAVNAEIRSHLVEEVGAELRAAMKGMQKIV from the coding sequence ATGGGACAGAACTACTTCAACACCCTGCCGCTGCGTCGCCAGCTTCAGGAACTGGGCACCTGCCGCTTCATGGACGCTTCCGAGTTCGCTAACGGCTGCGAGTACGTCAAAGGCAAGAAGATCGTCATCGTGGGCTGCGGCGCACAGGGCCTCAACCAGGGCCTCAACATGCGCGACAGCGGCTTGGACGTCTCCTACACCCTGCGCAAGGAAGCGATCGAGCAGAAGCGCCAGTCCTACCAGAACGCGGTGGACAACGGCTTCAAGGTCGGCTCCTACGAGGAACTGCTCCCCACCGCCGACATCGTCATGAACCTCGCCCCGGACAAGCAGCACAGCAATGTCGTTGCCACCGTCATCCCGTTCATGAAGCAGGGCGCCGTGTTCAGCTACGCCCACGGCTTCAACATCGTCGAAGAAGGGACCCAGATCCGCAAGGACCTGACCGTCGTCATGATCGCTCCCAAGTGCCCGGGCTCCGAGGTGCGCGCCGAGTACAAGCGCGGCTTCGGCGTTCCGACCCTGATCGCAGTTCACGGCGAGAACGACCCCAACGGCGACGGCCTTGAGATCGCCAAGGCGATCGCCTCCGCGCAGGGCGGCGACCGCGCCGGCGTGCTCGAGTCCTCCTTCGTGGCCGAAGTGAAATCCGACCTCATGGGCGAGCAGACCATCCTGTGCGGCATGCTGCAGGCGGGCGCTCTCCTCTGCTTCGACAAGATGACCCAGAACGGCATCGCCGCCCCCTACGCGGTGAAGCTGATCCAGTACGGCTGGGAGACCATCACCGAGGCCCTCAAGCACGGCGGCATCACCAACATGATGGATCGCCTCTCCAACCCGGCCAAGCTGGTTGCCTTCAAGCTGGCTTCCGAACTCAAAGACATCATGCGTCCGCTGTTCCAGAAGCACATGGACGACATCATGAGCGGCGAGTTCTCCCGCACCATGATGGAGGACTGGGCCAACGACGACGTGAAGCTCCTCACCTGGCGCGAGCAGACCGGCCAGACCACGTTCGAAAAGACCGATGCGGCCGGCGAAATCTCGGAGCAGGAATACTTCGACAAGGCGATTCTCATGGTCGCCATGGTGAAGGCCGGCGTCGAACTCGCTTTCGAGACCATGGTGCAGACCGGCATCGAGCCGGAGAGCGCTTACTACGAGTCCCTGCACGAGACTCCGCTCATCGCCAACACCATCGCCAGGAAGAAACTGTACGAAATGAACCGCGTCATCTCCGACACCGCCGAGTATGGCTGCTACCTCTTCTCCCACGCATGCGTACCGCTGCTGGGTGATTTCATGAGCAAGGTCGGCACCGACGTGATCGGCAAAGGTCTCGACGTGAAGGACAACAGCGTCGACAACCAGCTCCTGGTCGCCGTGAACGCCGAGATCCGCAGCCACCTGGTCGAGGAAGTAGGCGCCGAGCTGCGCGCCGCCATGAAAGGCATGCAGAAGATCGTCTAA
- the tsaB gene encoding tRNA (adenosine(37)-N6)-threonylcarbamoyltransferase complex dimerization subunit type 1 TsaB translates to MKILTVDTSSNCSSVSLSDDATLLGECLLGEDRSNSGRLMGAISGLLQAARLTPDGLDCFAVSLGPGSFTGVRVGIATVKGLALATGKPVVGFSSLAMLAMNLPYCSEQVAPLFDARKGEVYGALYRCGALPDAVVPDTVLSPRDFVALVKQPTIFVGDGALRYRDLIQDSLGDLAIFPPWHANLPRACAGAVIAREAAHGGKFTPLAQLNPTYLRASEAEIAKRKRESV, encoded by the coding sequence GTGAAGATACTCACCGTCGATACCTCCAGCAACTGCTCCTCGGTCTCCTTAAGCGACGACGCCACGCTTCTGGGCGAGTGTCTTTTGGGCGAAGACCGCAGCAACTCCGGCCGTCTCATGGGTGCCATCTCCGGGCTTTTGCAGGCGGCCCGGCTCACCCCCGACGGCCTCGACTGCTTCGCCGTCTCCCTGGGGCCCGGTTCCTTCACCGGTGTGCGGGTCGGCATCGCCACCGTCAAGGGGCTCGCTCTCGCAACCGGCAAACCGGTGGTCGGCTTCTCCTCGCTGGCCATGCTGGCCATGAACCTTCCCTACTGCTCGGAACAGGTCGCCCCACTGTTCGACGCACGCAAAGGAGAGGTGTACGGCGCACTGTACCGCTGCGGAGCCCTTCCCGATGCCGTAGTGCCGGACACGGTGCTTTCCCCTCGGGACTTTGTCGCCCTGGTGAAGCAGCCCACCATCTTCGTCGGCGATGGCGCCCTCCGCTACCGCGACCTGATCCAGGACTCCCTGGGTGACCTCGCCATCTTCCCCCCCTGGCATGCCAACCTGCCCCGTGCCTGCGCTGGTGCCGTCATCGCACGCGAGGCCGCCCACGGGGGGAAGTTCACCCCGCTCGCCCAGTTGAACCCCACCTACCTGCGCGCCTCGGAGGCCGAGATCGCCAAGAGAAAGCGCGAGTCTGTTTAA
- the rpsB gene encoding 30S ribosomal protein S2: MSNITMKELLEAGVHFGHQTKRWNPKMKPYIFGARNGIYIIDLQKTVRLFKNAYSFVTDAAQAGETILFVGTKKQAQDSVAEEAQRCGQFYVNDRWLGGMLTNFATVKQSIDRLKRLDAMIADGTIEAYTKKEQLKLAKEREKLEKTLGGIKGMGKVPGVLFVVDPKNEEIAVSEAKKLGIPVVAIVDTNCDPDDINYVIPGNDDAIRAIRLLTSKMADAVLEGGQARNARLQTGAEEEFSTEGEEVAEEVTAEA, from the coding sequence ATGTCGAACATCACCATGAAAGAACTGCTGGAAGCCGGCGTCCACTTCGGACACCAGACCAAGAGATGGAACCCGAAAATGAAGCCGTACATCTTCGGCGCTCGCAACGGGATCTACATCATCGACCTGCAGAAGACCGTAAGGCTCTTCAAAAACGCCTACAGCTTCGTCACCGACGCGGCCCAGGCTGGCGAGACCATCCTCTTCGTCGGTACCAAGAAGCAGGCTCAGGATTCCGTGGCTGAAGAGGCACAGCGTTGCGGGCAGTTCTACGTCAACGACCGTTGGCTGGGCGGCATGCTCACCAACTTCGCCACCGTAAAGCAGAGCATCGACCGCCTCAAGCGTCTCGACGCCATGATCGCTGACGGCACCATCGAGGCTTACACCAAGAAAGAGCAGCTCAAGCTCGCCAAAGAGCGCGAGAAGCTCGAGAAGACCCTGGGCGGCATCAAGGGTATGGGCAAGGTTCCGGGCGTGCTGTTCGTGGTTGACCCGAAGAACGAAGAAATCGCCGTCAGCGAAGCCAAGAAGCTCGGCATCCCGGTCGTCGCCATCGTCGACACCAACTGCGATCCGGACGATATCAACTACGTCATCCCGGGCAACGACGACGCTATCCGCGCCATCCGCCTCTTGACCAGCAAGATGGCTGACGCAGTACTCGAGGGTGGCCAGGCTCGCAACGCCCGTCTCCAGACCGGCGCCGAGGAAGAGTTCTCCACCGAGGGCGAGGAAGTCGCTGAAGAGGTTACCGCAGAGGCCTAA
- a CDS encoding 1-deoxy-D-xylulose-5-phosphate reductoisomerase has translation MKNLTILGSTGSIGVSTLEVVAAHPDKFRVVALTAGSNLELLKQQIETFQPDLVSVLTADKAKALSRSLSGKKPQIMHGVEGLIAAATAADTTMVVAAIVGAAGLVPTAAAIMAGKDVALANKETLVTAGHLIMKMVREKDVRLYPVDSEHCAVFQSMAGHRSQDIHRVILTASGGPFLNWGKEKLAGATVADALNHPNWSMGKKITVDSASMMNKGLEVIEARWLFDIPVERIAVNIHPQSIVHSMVEYIDGSVMAQLGVPDMKGPIAYALTYPGRVASGVKPLDLTELSGLTFLKPDTDRFPALKLAYDAVRAGESMPAVMNAANEIAVENFLSGRIGFMAISETIARVMDLHTPRSLHSIEEVLEADRWGRRTAKEVLGCTN, from the coding sequence ATGAAAAATCTTACCATTTTGGGCTCGACTGGATCGATCGGGGTAAGCACCCTCGAAGTTGTTGCCGCGCACCCGGACAAGTTCCGCGTGGTGGCGCTCACCGCGGGGTCGAACCTTGAACTTCTGAAGCAGCAGATCGAGACCTTCCAGCCCGACCTCGTCTCGGTGCTTACGGCCGACAAGGCCAAGGCGCTGAGCCGCTCCCTGAGCGGTAAAAAACCCCAGATCATGCACGGCGTGGAAGGGCTTATCGCAGCCGCCACAGCGGCCGATACCACCATGGTGGTCGCGGCCATCGTGGGCGCCGCAGGGCTCGTGCCGACCGCGGCGGCCATCATGGCCGGCAAGGACGTGGCGCTTGCCAACAAGGAGACCCTGGTCACCGCCGGGCACCTGATCATGAAGATGGTGCGGGAGAAGGACGTCCGCCTCTACCCGGTCGACAGCGAGCACTGCGCCGTGTTCCAGTCCATGGCGGGGCACCGCTCCCAGGACATCCACCGGGTGATCCTGACCGCCTCGGGCGGTCCCTTCCTCAACTGGGGGAAAGAGAAGCTCGCCGGCGCCACGGTGGCGGATGCGCTGAACCACCCGAACTGGAGCATGGGGAAGAAGATCACGGTCGACTCCGCCAGCATGATGAACAAGGGGCTCGAGGTGATCGAGGCCCGCTGGCTGTTCGATATACCGGTGGAGCGGATCGCGGTGAACATCCACCCGCAGAGCATCGTCCACTCCATGGTCGAGTACATCGACGGCAGCGTCATGGCGCAGCTCGGGGTGCCGGACATGAAGGGGCCGATCGCCTACGCGCTCACCTATCCCGGGCGCGTCGCCTCCGGGGTGAAACCGCTCGACCTCACCGAGCTCTCGGGGCTTACCTTCCTAAAGCCCGACACCGACCGTTTCCCGGCGCTCAAGCTCGCCTATGACGCGGTCCGGGCCGGGGAAAGCATGCCCGCGGTGATGAACGCCGCCAACGAGATCGCCGTGGAGAATTTCCTCTCCGGCAGGATCGGCTTCATGGCCATCTCCGAGACCATCGCCAGGGTAATGGACCTCCATACCCCCCGGTCACTGCACTCCATCGAAGAGGTGCTGGAGGCAGACCGCTGGGGAAGAAGGACCGCAAAAGAAGTCCTCGGCTGCACCAACTAA
- the frr gene encoding ribosome recycling factor has protein sequence MIKDVIADMNVHMDKSIDSLRKDYQKVRTGRASTALLDEIKVDSYGTPSPLNQVASLAVPEARTITISPWDNKMIAPIEKAIMNSNLGLTPANDGKVIRLILPPLTEERRKDIVKQLKRDAEEAKVALRNIRRDAIDKLKKLEKDKQISEDELKRAEKDVQDATNKYVAKCDEVLAHKEKEVMEV, from the coding sequence ATGATCAAGGATGTCATTGCCGATATGAACGTCCACATGGACAAGTCCATAGATTCCCTCAGGAAGGACTACCAGAAGGTCCGTACCGGCCGCGCCAGCACCGCCCTTCTGGACGAGATCAAGGTCGATTCCTACGGGACACCGTCGCCGCTGAACCAGGTGGCCTCCCTCGCCGTTCCCGAGGCGCGCACCATCACCATCTCTCCCTGGGACAACAAGATGATCGCTCCCATCGAGAAGGCGATCATGAACTCCAACCTGGGGCTCACCCCGGCCAACGACGGCAAGGTGATCCGTCTCATCCTTCCGCCGCTCACCGAGGAGCGCCGCAAGGACATCGTCAAGCAGTTGAAGCGTGATGCCGAGGAGGCCAAGGTGGCCCTCAGGAACATCCGCCGCGACGCCATCGACAAGCTGAAGAAGCTCGAGAAGGACAAGCAGATCTCCGAGGACGAGCTCAAGCGCGCCGAGAAGGACGTCCAGGACGCCACCAACAAGTACGTCGCCAAGTGCGACGAGGTGCTGGCCCACAAGGAAAAAGAGGTAATGGAGGTCTGA
- the tsf gene encoding translation elongation factor Ts yields the protein MSITAAQVNELRKATGAGLMDCKKALTETNGDHEKAIDYLRTKGLAAASKKAGRAATEGLVGSYIHAGGKIGVLVEVNCETDFVAKNENFQAFVKDIAMHIAAASPLYVRREEVPEELIEREKAIYREKAKESGKPAAIIEKILDGQINKFFGDICLLEQAYVKDPDKTIQTVLNETIASIGENMSIRRFAKFVLGEGLAKKENDFAAEVAAAAGV from the coding sequence GTGAGCATTACAGCTGCACAGGTAAACGAACTCAGGAAAGCAACCGGCGCCGGCCTCATGGACTGCAAGAAGGCCCTGACCGAAACCAACGGTGATCACGAGAAAGCGATCGACTACCTGCGTACCAAGGGGCTGGCTGCCGCCTCCAAGAAGGCTGGCCGCGCAGCCACCGAAGGCCTGGTCGGCTCCTACATCCACGCCGGCGGCAAGATCGGCGTCCTGGTAGAAGTCAACTGCGAGACCGACTTCGTTGCCAAAAACGAGAACTTCCAGGCTTTCGTGAAGGACATCGCGATGCACATCGCCGCAGCCTCCCCGCTGTACGTCCGTCGCGAGGAAGTGCCCGAAGAGCTCATCGAGCGCGAGAAGGCGATCTACCGCGAGAAGGCCAAGGAGAGCGGCAAGCCGGCGGCCATCATCGAGAAGATCCTCGACGGCCAGATCAACAAGTTCTTCGGCGACATCTGCCTCCTCGAGCAGGCCTACGTGAAGGACCCGGACAAGACCATCCAGACGGTCCTCAACGAGACCATCGCTTCCATCGGCGAGAACATGAGCATCCGCCGCTTCGCCAAGTTCGTTCTGGGCGAAGGGCTCGCCAAGAAAGAGAACGATTTCGCGGCAGAGGTCGCCGCGGCGGCCGGCGTGTAA
- a CDS encoding DNA-binding protein, with amino-acid sequence MKRLVNLFSLFIVFAALTAQQVGAADTKAGAADKPKAIPLSGKVLETMDGGGYTYVNLQNGQEKVWVAIPLTKVKVGQQLTLMPGFEMKNFTSKGLNRKFDKVIFSGGLANAEKIEMSPSAIKAVHQGVPGAPGGAPAAASKAAPAASAAKAPAPASKTKKVTKAKGPNAYTIAEIYAKSKKLEKKPVVVRGRVVRVSQKIMKRNWIHLADGTGSSAKKTDDLVITSQELPKEGDVVTVSGTLYNNLDFGAGYRYNVLVQDAKFKK; translated from the coding sequence ATGAAACGTCTCGTAAATCTTTTCTCTCTGTTCATCGTCTTTGCCGCACTCACCGCACAACAGGTGGGTGCAGCCGACACCAAGGCTGGTGCAGCGGACAAGCCCAAGGCCATTCCCCTTTCGGGTAAGGTACTGGAAACGATGGACGGCGGCGGCTACACCTACGTCAATCTGCAGAACGGGCAGGAAAAGGTATGGGTTGCCATCCCGCTCACCAAGGTGAAGGTAGGGCAGCAACTGACGCTCATGCCGGGCTTCGAGATGAAGAACTTCACGAGCAAAGGACTGAACCGCAAGTTCGACAAGGTCATCTTCTCCGGTGGCCTCGCCAACGCCGAAAAGATCGAGATGAGCCCGTCCGCCATAAAAGCGGTACACCAGGGGGTCCCCGGTGCGCCGGGCGGAGCGCCGGCCGCGGCATCCAAGGCGGCACCGGCCGCAAGCGCGGCAAAGGCGCCTGCTCCTGCTTCGAAAACCAAGAAGGTCACCAAGGCCAAAGGGCCCAACGCCTACACCATCGCCGAGATCTACGCGAAGAGCAAAAAGCTTGAGAAAAAGCCGGTCGTGGTCCGCGGACGGGTGGTGAGGGTGTCGCAGAAGATCATGAAGAGGAACTGGATCCACCTCGCCGACGGCACCGGCTCGAGCGCCAAGAAAACCGACGATCTGGTGATCACTTCGCAGGAACTGCCCAAGGAAGGGGATGTGGTGACCGTTTCCGGTACCCTTTACAACAACCTCGACTTCGGCGCCGGCTACCGCTACAACGTCCTGGTCCAGGACGCCAAGTTCAAGAAGTAA
- the pyrH gene encoding UMP kinase: MAEPYYKRVLLKLSGEALGGEQGYGIDPNTITAIAREVKQVVELGVELCLVIGGGNIFRGVAASSKGMDRASADYMGMLATMINSLAMQDALEKVGVDTRVQSAIGMAEVAEPYIRRRAIRHLEKGRVVIFGAGTGNPYFTTDTAASLRAMEIGADVILKGTKVDGVYSADPNKDKSATKYGTLSYLEVLRKGLQVMDATAISLCMDNSLPIIVFDVTTDGNVVRVVNGEPIGTLVKEGE; encoded by the coding sequence ATGGCAGAACCGTATTACAAAAGAGTACTTCTCAAGCTTTCCGGCGAGGCCCTCGGTGGCGAGCAGGGCTACGGCATCGATCCCAACACCATCACCGCGATCGCCCGCGAGGTGAAGCAGGTGGTGGAGCTCGGCGTCGAGCTGTGCCTCGTGATCGGCGGCGGCAACATCTTCCGTGGCGTGGCCGCCTCCTCCAAGGGGATGGATCGCGCCAGCGCCGACTACATGGGGATGCTCGCGACCATGATCAATTCCCTCGCCATGCAGGACGCTCTGGAGAAGGTCGGCGTCGACACCCGCGTCCAATCCGCCATCGGCATGGCCGAGGTCGCGGAACCCTACATCCGCCGGCGCGCCATCAGGCACCTCGAGAAGGGAAGGGTGGTCATCTTCGGCGCTGGCACCGGCAACCCCTACTTCACCACCGATACCGCGGCGAGCCTGCGGGCCATGGAGATCGGCGCCGACGTGATCCTCAAGGGGACGAAGGTGGACGGCGTCTACTCGGCGGACCCCAACAAGGACAAGAGCGCCACCAAGTACGGGACGCTCAGCTACCTGGAGGTCCTAAGGAAAGGGCTTCAGGTGATGGACGCCACCGCGATCTCGCTGTGCATGGACAACAGCCTTCCGATCATCGTGTTCGACGTGACGACCGACGGCAATGTCGTACGGGTTGTCAACGGCGAGCCGATCGGCACCCTCGTCAAAGAAGGAGAATAG
- the rseP gene encoding RIP metalloprotease RseP, with translation MSIFWAIIALGALIFIHELGHFLFAKAFKVGVEKFSLGFGPKLISKQVGETEYLLSALPLGGYVKMVGEGEDVEISEEDRKRSFADKPVLQRICIVAAGPVFNLLFAYVIFVIIYMFLGVPAVTTKVGEVLPDKPAARAGIKSGDAIRSVNGRAVTRWDEFSKIILDGKGVPVQIEVQRGGSLLKFTMVPETTTSKNLLGEKVTRPVIGVVAANETVTDHFPPGEAIVKGSAQCWNVIELTVLSLVRLVERAIPLDNIGGPIMIVKMAGEQAAAGGVSFLAFVALLSVNLGVLNLLPVPILDGGHLAFFFIELVTGKPLSKRTREIAQQVGLVLLISLMMLAFYNDIARMIATKA, from the coding sequence ATGAGCATTTTCTGGGCCATCATAGCCCTCGGGGCGCTGATCTTCATACATGAACTGGGTCACTTCCTGTTCGCCAAGGCCTTCAAGGTCGGCGTCGAGAAATTCTCCCTGGGGTTCGGCCCCAAGCTGATCAGCAAGCAGGTCGGCGAGACCGAGTACCTCCTCTCCGCTCTTCCCTTGGGCGGCTACGTGAAGATGGTGGGGGAGGGGGAGGACGTCGAGATCTCCGAGGAGGACCGCAAACGCTCCTTCGCCGACAAACCGGTGCTGCAGCGCATCTGCATCGTCGCGGCCGGCCCGGTCTTCAACCTCCTGTTCGCCTACGTCATCTTCGTCATCATCTACATGTTCCTGGGCGTCCCCGCCGTCACCACCAAGGTGGGCGAGGTGCTCCCGGACAAGCCGGCGGCGCGTGCCGGCATAAAGTCAGGCGACGCCATCAGGAGCGTGAACGGCAGGGCGGTGACCCGCTGGGACGAGTTTTCCAAGATCATCCTGGACGGCAAGGGCGTGCCGGTGCAGATCGAGGTGCAACGCGGCGGCTCGCTCCTGAAGTTCACCATGGTGCCGGAAACGACCACCAGCAAGAATCTCCTGGGCGAAAAGGTGACCCGCCCGGTGATCGGCGTGGTCGCCGCCAACGAGACCGTGACCGACCACTTCCCCCCCGGCGAGGCGATCGTCAAGGGGAGCGCCCAGTGCTGGAACGTGATCGAGTTGACCGTGCTTTCTTTAGTGCGCCTGGTGGAGCGGGCCATCCCGCTGGACAACATCGGCGGCCCGATCATGATCGTCAAGATGGCCGGCGAGCAGGCCGCCGCGGGAGGCGTGAGCTTCCTCGCCTTCGTGGCGCTTTTGTCGGTGAACCTGGGTGTCTTGAACCTGCTGCCGGTGCCGATCCTCGACGGCGGGCACCTGGCCTTCTTCTTCATCGAACTGGTGACCGGCAAGCCGCTTTCCAAGAGGACCCGCGAGATCGCGCAGCAGGTGGGGCTGGTGCTGCTGATCAGCCTGATGATGCTTGCCTTCTACAACGACATCGCGCGCATGATCGCGACCAAGGCGTAA
- a CDS encoding phosphatidate cytidylyltransferase, producing MIVFILKASVFQFSLLVFLLALLGLDEFYRMALPQRRGEGRAATVAGACAVFAVFSANPVLPLFALTGLVLAFTLVALFRLQDIKQAAPDVALVLMGFLYVPLLMAHLVLVRSLPHGVSWLFLIMVIVMAGDSAAYYVGSTLGKHRLYPAVSPKKSVEGALGGLSGSVIGAVIAQFTFFPELSIGDCFAAALLLGVLGQLGDLFESLIKRSCGVKDSGSIIPGHGGILDRLDSILFAAPAAYYYALFLFQGRA from the coding sequence GTGATTGTTTTCATCCTGAAGGCGTCGGTATTCCAGTTCTCGCTGCTGGTGTTCCTGCTCGCCCTTTTGGGGCTGGACGAGTTCTACCGCATGGCGCTGCCGCAGCGACGGGGCGAGGGGAGGGCTGCCACCGTGGCCGGCGCCTGCGCCGTGTTCGCCGTGTTCTCCGCGAACCCGGTACTCCCCCTTTTTGCACTGACCGGGTTGGTGCTGGCCTTCACCCTGGTCGCCCTGTTCAGGCTCCAGGATATAAAACAGGCCGCGCCCGACGTCGCTTTGGTGCTGATGGGCTTTCTCTACGTGCCGCTGCTGATGGCCCACCTGGTGCTGGTCCGGTCGCTCCCCCACGGGGTTTCCTGGCTGTTCCTTATCATGGTGATCGTCATGGCCGGCGATAGTGCCGCCTACTACGTCGGCTCCACGCTCGGCAAACACCGCCTCTACCCCGCGGTGAGTCCCAAGAAGAGCGTCGAGGGGGCGCTGGGCGGGCTTTCCGGCAGCGTCATCGGCGCGGTCATCGCGCAGTTCACCTTCTTCCCGGAACTCTCCATCGGCGACTGCTTCGCAGCCGCGCTCCTTCTCGGCGTGCTTGGGCAACTGGGGGATCTGTTCGAATCTCTCATCAAGCGCAGTTGCGGCGTGAAGGACTCCGGGTCCATCATTCCCGGCCACGGAGGCATCCTGGACCGGCTCGATTCGATTTTGTTCGCGGCACCGGCAGCTTACTACTACGCCTTGTTCCTGTTTCAGGGACGGGCGTAG